The following coding sequences are from one Nicotiana tabacum cultivar K326 chromosome 1, ASM71507v2, whole genome shotgun sequence window:
- the LOC142163814 gene encoding uncharacterized protein LOC142163814, whose amino-acid sequence MRILLERWMKEKLLKAKGTFTYLGYKFNKELDDNRTLSHKLRVRVSTNYIHTVIDGVRRYIVCLENKKCSYRQFQLDELPCPHALATLRQMDESFEEYCSSYYPRAYLLRTYEIPVNPLPDESKWNVP is encoded by the exons ATGAGGATCCTTCTTGAACGTTGGAtgaaagaaaaattattgaaagCAAAGGGTACATTCACATACCTTGGATACAAATTCAACAAAGAGTTGGATGACAACAGAACATTGTCGCACAAGCTTAGA GTGAGGGTTTCAACAAACTATATCCATACAGTAATAGATGGTGTGAGGCGCTATATTGTTTGTCTTGAAAACAAGAAATGTAGTTATAGGCAATTCCAGCTTGATGAACTACCTTGTCCACATGCTTTGGCTACTTTAAGACAAATGGATGAGTCTTTTGAAGAATATTGTTCTTCTTATTACCCAAGGGCGTACCTCTTGCGTACTTATGAAATACCAGTAAATCCGCTGCCTGATGAAAGCAAATGGAATGTGCCATAA